The Bacteroidales bacterium genome segment TTTAAGATATCGATGGCATTGCTGTAATCTATCGTAGCCCAGCATTGTACCGAGGATAAAATCTTCTTCAGGAGTAAATTTATTCAAATTTTTATCTCCAATCTTATCAATAACCCGAACACATTCGGGTTTTCCAAAAAATAAATTGATTTTCGAGGGAGTAACATATCTTATTATATAATCAATGTTTTGCTGTTGCAACTTAAGCTCTGCAAGCGGTTTTAAAGAAGCGTCCAACGTATGTAGAACCAAGTTACGCAAACCTTTTTTATATTCGTAGATATGATGGGCTAAAACTTTCATTATAAAATATTTCCCCGAAAATCAATTTAAATTAATATTAACTTTAACTATTTGAATAAGGGAAGAATATTTGCAATCCATTTATCAAGCCTGGCTCCCGTCAAATTACTTTCAGTATCTTCATCTAAAGCCAAACCGATAAATTTGCCGTCAACAACAGCTTTAGAAGAATCAAATTGGTAACCATCTGTAGAAGTTTCACCAATAACATTACAACCTTTGTCTTTAATAGTATCATAAATAATTCCCATAC includes the following:
- a CDS encoding DUF2023 family protein, whose product is MKVLAHHIYEYKKGLRNLVLHTLDASLKPLAELKLQQQNIDYIIRYVTPSKINLFFGKPECVRVIDKIGDKNLNKFTPEEDFILGTMLGYDRLQQCHRYLKKKEQENVKIEEVNNFENLKFRNPGK